Proteins encoded together in one Quercus lobata isolate SW786 chromosome 3, ValleyOak3.0 Primary Assembly, whole genome shotgun sequence window:
- the LOC115980341 gene encoding putative disease resistance protein RGA3, with the protein MADTLLIHLFKTLGSITGQIAKQEIKLLVGVEEEVQKLQDKLRHIKAMLDDAEERHAVKQRTEKLWLEQLQGQYYEINDFLDTWNSARIRAEIEKEEGKPADTKALVVVKKKVCSFVPSPSCCFNLPQRHDVGHMVRKLNEKLDMIVQDKATFGIDFNRQPEVVERPTTTSFVDVSHIVGHDRHRDELLRNLLGVGSQEERNSHCVISLVGMGGIGKTTLAQLVYNHPDVQAHFQKRMWICVSDPFDQCKVAKAIINEVDPRHGHLDDTELQTLLCKIHDLIKDKKFFLILDDVWTEDSQKWEPFKLALENGVHGSRILVTTRKQRVAKIIGSALTINLKELSDEYCWMIFSKIAFSNEEQRKYLEDLGKKLAIKCKGLPLAAKILGSLMRDKRSREQWNMISENGMWELEDFEKGNLAPLLLSYYDLPSTMRRCFSYCAVFPKDYLFSREQLVLHWMAQGYIESMKNMEIELIAEEYFEKLAMCSFFQDFKKDENSDGKIIGCKMHDIVHDFAQFITKNESFKIDGDKKLEIDCQSARHLHLKISKEMQCLESIYRAKNLRTLFLVSRERDYKFKMLLSNSFHHFKCLRTLILDCPIEKLPDAVENLIHLRCLLISENVKIVELPETFCNLCNLQTLNIVNIDCFKKLPQGMSKLINLRCLIFHDDYYWSNVVFPKGIGKLIGLRTLSTFNISDKDDREGCKLGELKNLNQLRGTLKIKGMQNVVNVDEDHNAQLKEKIHLRGLELLFFHKCEVGISKMENDVKVLNALEPPPYLQYLKIEGYTGNTIYPDWLMSWTTLKKLQLFDCGNLEHLPSLGQLPFLEVLAISGLRKVKKVGDEFLGIEDSKNKKAYDIIFPKLKSLQFHHLYNWEEWVGMGGTGEEEEEEEENNDNCIVTNPIIIKIMPCLQSMKTLYCFRLKSLPDYLLTAPSLKELEIPGS; encoded by the coding sequence ATGGCTGATACACTACTCATTCATCTCTTCAAGACATTGGGTTCAATCACTGGTCAGATTGCTAAGCAAGAGATCAAGCTGCTAGTTGGCGTTGAAGAAGAAGTCCAAAAGCTTCAAGACAAGCTCAGACATATCAAGGCAATGCTGGACGATGCTGAGGAAAGACATGCTGTGAAGCAGCGTACTGAGAAGCTTTGGTTAGAGCAGCTCCAAGGCCAGTACTATGAGATAAATGACTTCTTGGACACATGGAACAGTGCAAGGATCAGAGCAGagattgagaaagaagaaggaaaaccaGCTGATACAAAGGCTCTTGTTGTTGTCAAGAAGAAGGTATGCTCCTTCGTCCCATCTCCGTCATGTTGTTTTAACCTTCCTCAGCGTCATGATGTTGGTCACATGGTAAGAAAACTGAATGAAAAGTTAGATATGATTGTCCAAGACAAAGCAACCTTTGGGATTGACTTTAATAGGCAACCTGAAGTGGTTGAGCGACCAACAACTACGTCATTTGTAGATGTGTCCCATATAGTTGGCCATGATAGACATAGGGATGAACTACTAAGAAACTTATTAGGTGTGGGTAgtcaagaagaaagaaattctcattGTGTCATCTCCTTAGTGGGTATGGGCGGTATCGGAAAAACAACTCTTGCCCAACTAGTCTACAATCATCCTGATGTGCAAGcccattttcaaaaaagaatgtGGATTTGTGTTTCTGATCCATTCGATCAGTGCAAGGTTGCCAAAGCAATCATTAATGAGGTTGATCCTAGACATGGACACCTCGATGATACTGAATTGCAAACTCTCTTGTGTAAAATTCATGATTTGATTAAGGACAAAAAGTTCTTTCTTATCTTAGATGATGTGTGGACTGAAGACTCCCAAAAATGGGAGCCGTTCAAACTTGCTTTAGAAAATGGTGTCCATGGCAGTAGAATTCTAGTAACCACACGTAAACAAAGGGTTGCGAAGATAATAGGGAGTGCTCTCACTATAAATTTGAAGGAATTGTCTGATGAATACTGCTGGATGATTTTCAGTAAAATAGCATTTTCTAATGAGGAGCAACGCAAGTACCTAGAAGATCTTGGTAAAAAACTAGCAATTAAATGTAAAGGCCTACCACTTGCTGCAAAGATTCTAGGTAGCCTTATGCGAGACAAGAGAAGTAGAGAACAATGGAATATGATTTCGGAAAATGGTATGTGGGAATTAGAAGATTTTGAAAAAGGCAATTTGGCACCATTGTTATTAAGTTATTATGATCTACCCTCAACAATGAGACGTTGTTTCTCATATTGTGCTGTCTTCCCAAAAGATTATCTCTTTTCTAGAGAGCAATTGGTCCTCCATTGGATGGCACAAGGATATATTGAGTCAATGAAAAATATGGAAATAGAACTTATTGCGGAAGAATACTTTGAAAAATTAGCCATGTGCTCTTTCTTCCAAGACTTCAAGAAAGATGAGAATAGTGATGGCAAGATAATAGGTTGCAAAATGCATGATATAGTGCATGACTTTGCCCAATTTATTACCAAAAATGAATCCTTCAAAATTGATGGTGATAAGAAGTTGGAGATAGATTGTCAAAGTGCTCGtcatttacatttaaaaatttcaaaagaaatgcAATGTCTTGAATCCATCTATCGTGCAAAAAATCTACGCACTCTCTTTCTTGTTTCACGTGAAAGGGATTATAAGTTTAAGATGCTCCTATCAAACTCATTCCATCATTTTAAATGTTTACGAACATTAATTTTGGATTGTCCAATTGAGAAACTTCCAGATGCAGTGGAAAATTTGATTCATCTAAGGTGTCTCCTTATATCTGAGAATGTTAAAATAGTAGAATTGCCTGAAACCTTTTGCAATCTATGTAATTTACAAACTTTGAATATTGTGAATATTGATTGTTTCAAGAAATTACCACAGGGGATGAGTAAACTAATTAACTTAAGATGTCTTATATTTCATGATGATTATTATTGGAGCAATGTGGTATTTCCAAAAGGGATTGGGAAGTTAATTGGTCTTAGAACATTAAGTACATTCAACATAAGTGATAAGGATGATAGAGAAGGATGTAAACTTGGAGAGttaaaaaatctaaatcaaCTTCGAGGGACTCTTAAAATAAAGGGGATGCAAAATGTGGTAAATGTAGATGAGGATCATAATGcacaattgaaagaaaaaatacatcTCCGTGGATTGGAGCTATTATTTTTTCACAAATGTGAAGTAGGTATAAGTAAAATGGAGAATGATGTAAAAGTATTGAATGCCTTAGAGCCACCACCATACttgcaatatttaaaaattgaggGCTACACGGGCAACACTATTTATCCTGATTGGTTGATGTCATGGACCACACTGAAAAAGCTTCAACTTTTTGACTGTGGAAATTTAGAGCATTTGCCTTCTTTGGGCCAGTTGccattccttgaagtattagCAATATCGGGGCTTCGTAAAGTGAAGAAGGTGGGAGATGAATTTCTGGGAATAGAAGATTCCAAGAACAAGAAAGCCTATGACATCATATTCCCAAAGCTGAAATCTCTCCAATTTCATCATTTATACAACTGGGAAGAATGGGTTGGGATGGGAGGAAcgggagaagaagaagaagaagaagaagaaaataatgataattGTATTGTCACAAAtcctataataataaaaataatgccatgtCTTCAGTCCATGAAAACTTTGTACTGCTTCAGACTAAAGTCTTTGCCAGACTACTTGCTTACTGCTCCATCATTGAAGGAATTGGAGATTCCTGGTTCATAG